The Streptomyces sp. NBC_00510 genomic interval TAGGCGCCCTCGCCGCCCAGCCCGTGGCCCGCGGTGCGGGCCCGCTCGTACGGCCCGTCCCCCAGGGCCGCGCGGGCCGCCGCCCCCGCCGCGCGCACCACCTCCTCCTCCGGGACGGGGCGCGGCAGGCCCGCGCGCAGGCCGTCGGCCGCACCGTGCAGCCCGGCGGCCCGTACGGGATCGCCGAGGGTCACCAGCACCTCGGCGGCGTACTCGGCCACCGCCGCCAGACGCGGTTCGGCGCAGAAGCCGTCGAGTCCCGCGCGCAGTGCCTCCGCGAGCCCGGCCAGGGCACCCGCCGTGTCGCCCTCGGCGGCGGCCACCCGGGCCGACAGGCTCGCCACGAGCAGCTCGAAGTCCGGTGGGGGCGTGCCCATACGGCCCTCGCCGTGCGCGAGGTCGACCAGCTCCCGGGCCTCCCGGAGCTCGCCCCGGCGCAGCACGATCGTCGCCAGCAGCGCACGGATGTAGGCGCGGGCGTCCCACACCCCGTACTGCTCGGCCTCCTCGGCGGCCTGGCGCAGCAGCTTCTCGGCGCGGGCGTCGTCGCCCTCCCGGTGGGCCACCTCACCCATGCGGGAACGGACGAAGATGCCCTCCACGTGCGCGCCCAGTTCACCGCCGAGCCGCAGGGCCTCCTCCAGGTCCGCCCGCGCCGCCGCGTAGTCGCCGTACGCCAGCGCCATCTCGGCCCCCGCCTCGCAGACCTGGGCGCGCATCCAGCGGTCGCCGAGCCGTTCGCTGAGTTCCAGCAGCTCCGGCCAGTCCGCGTCGGCCCGGGGGAGCCCGCCGGGGAGGTCGATCGTGATGTGCGTACGGAACATCAGTGCCGCCGCCAGTTCCCATGTGCCGCCGTACGCGCGGCAGGTGGCCACCATCGTGTCCGCGTGCTCCCGGATCGCCTCGTGGCGGCCCACGACGTAGTCGCAGAACGGCCACAGCATGCCGGGGAAGCGCGCCGAGTGCGGGCCCGGCACGCTGTACACCTCGACGATCCGCGAGGCCAGCGCCAGCATCTCCTGGCTCTGCATCTCCTCGCGGGGCATGGTGTCGCTGACCACGAAGAGGTGGAGCAGCCGCAGGTTCATGCGCGGCCAGAAGCCCGGGGCGCCGGGATCGTCGGGGAGTTCGGCGAGCCCGATGAGCCGGGCGAGCCACTCCCGCGCTTCGTCGCGGAAGTTGCGCAGCCACCAGAACCAGCCCATGGCCAGGGCCAGTTCGATCCCCTCGGCCTCGTCCCCCGCGTCGATCGTCCGGCGCAGCACGGCTCGTACGTTGTCCAGGTCCGCCTCCACACGGGCCGCCCAGACCAACTGCTCGGGGGCGCGCAGGCCGGAGTCTGCGGTGCGGGCGAAGTCCGCGAAGTACGCGGTGTGCCGGCGGGCCGCCTCCGCCCGGTCGGCGGGATCACCGGCTGCGCGCTCGGCGGCGTACTCGTGGATCGTCTCCAGCAGCCGGTAGCGCACCTCCTCCGTGCCGTGGTCGACCACGATCAGGGACTTGTCCACGAGCTGGCCGACCAGCTCCAGCGCCTCCTCCCCGCACACGGCCTCCGCCGCCTGCAGCGTGCAGCCGCCGGCGAAGACGCTCAGCCGGCGCAGCGTCGTGCGTTCCGCCTCGTCGAGCAGGTCCCAGCTCCAGTCGACGACCGCGCGCAGCGTCTGCTGGCGGGGCAGCGCGGTGCGGCTGCCGCCGGTCAGCAGCCGGAAGCGGTCGTCGAGGCGGGCCGCGATCTGGCGCGGGGTGAGCACCCGCAGCCGCGCGGCGGCCAGCTCGATGGCCAGCGGCAGCCCGTCCAGGCGGCGGCAGATCTCGTCCACCGCCGCCGCGTGGTCGTGGTCCGCGTCGAACCCGGGGCGCACGGCCGCCGCCCGCTCCACGAACAGCCGGTGCGCGGTCGGCAACGGCAGCGGCTCGACCGGGCGCACCGTCTCGCCCTGCAGACCCAGCGGCTCGCGGCTCGTGGCGAGCACGGTCACACCGGGGCAGGCGGCGAGCAACTGGTCGGTGAGGGCGGCCGCGGCGTCGATGACGTGCTCGCAGTTGTCGAGCACCAGCAGCATGCGGCGCTGCGCGCAGTGCTCCAGGAGCCGGGCTGCCGGGTCGGCCTCCTGGCCCGCGCTGCGCACCTCGCGGGCGGCGGCCAGCACGGCCGTGTCACGGCGTCCGATCGCGCTCAGCACGGCGTCCGGCACGGCGGCGGGGCGGTCCAGCGGGGCGAACTCCGCCAGCCACACCCCGTCCGGGTACGCGGAGGCCCCGGCCACCGCGGCCGCGGCCTCCTGCGACAGCCGCGTCTTGCCGGAACCCCCGGGGCCGGTCAGCGTCACCAGGCGGTGCCTGCCGTCGGTCAGGCTCGCGCGCAGCACGTCCAGTTCGGCCTCGCGGCCGACGAAGCTGGTGAGGCGGGCCCGCAGGTTTCCCGTGCTGGGCGGGCCGGTAGGGGCGGCTGTCGGGGTCGGCGGTTGCGGTTCGGCGGCGAGCAACTGGGCGTGCAGGGACTTGAGTTCGACGCCCGGGTCGGTGCCGAGGCGATCGGCGAGGGCCAGGCGGGTGTCCTCGTACGCCGCCAGGGCGTCGGCGGAGCGACCCGTCGCATGCAGCGCCCGTATCAACTGCGCCCGGAACGGCTCGTGCAGCGGGTGCTCGGCGACCAGCCCACGCAACTGCGGCAGCAGTTCGCCGCCGCGGCCGAGCGCCAGGCACGCCTCGATGCGGCGGTACGTCGCGGTCAGCCGCAGGTCCTCCGCCCGGGCGGCGGCGGAACCCCGGTCGGGCAGGTCCGCCAGCGCGGGACCGCGCCACAGCGCGAGCGCGGCCTCCAAGGTCTCCGCGGCGGCGTCGGGGTCACCGGCGTCGAGGGCGGCACTGCCTTCGCGTACCAGGCGCTCGAAGAGGTGCAGGTCGACGTCGTCCGGGGTGGCCGTGACCAGGCGGTAGCCGGCGGGGCCCGAGGCGATCGTGTTGTCCTGGGACCCGAGGGCGCGGCGCAGCCTCGACACGAGCGCCTGCAGTGCGCCGGAGGCGTCCTGGGGCGGCTCGTCGCCCTCGCCACCCCACACCTCGGCGATCAGGGCGTCCGTGGACACCGCGTGCGGGGCGTGCAGCGCGAGTGCGGCGAGCAGGGCCCGCAGCCGCTTGCCGCTGCCCAGGGGCACGGGCGCGCCGGTGGGGCTGCGCGCCTCCGTGGCGCCGAGGATCAGGTACCGCACGGGGCCATTCTTACGGTGCGGGCTCTGCGAGGCGAAGCCGTTTCCCTGTGCGGGTGCGTTGCGCTTCGCGGACCGGGGTTCGGAGTGCGGCCCGTCGTTCGTGTGCGGGTGCGTTGCGCCTGCGGCGGGCATCCCCCACCCGCCCTCCCTCCCCCAGCCTTCGGCCGGGGGGACCCCCATCGGCGCACCCCGCCACATCCCCTCCCGTTGTCGGGGCGCATGACGGCCGGTGGGGGGTGAGTAGGCACCTGCGGCAACCCCGGACCGCTCTCTGAGCCCTCACCGGCCGTTGGTCGCCGCACGATAGGGAGGGGGCGGGGGAGTTGGGGGCACCCCCGGCCGAAGGCTGGGGGAGGGTGGGCGTTCTGGACGCTGACGTGTATTTGTTGTGCGGCACGGGCGGCACAACAAGTGCCGCCCGTCATGCACATAAATATGCGGTCCGGAATGCCCAGCCCCGGAGGCCCCGCCCCCGGCCCACCACCCACCGCGCGAGGCCCGCACCAACCGCGCCGGGCAATCGGGAGGGCGGGCGGGGGACAGCCCGCCGCAGGCGCAAACAAACCCGCACACACCCACCGGGCAGCCCGGCGCAGCCGCCCGCAGGCGCGAACAACCCGCACACAACAAACGGCCGCAAGGGGCACCGCATGCGGAACGGTGCCCCCGGAGGGGCTAGTCCCGGTCGTCGTCCTCGTCGCGCGGGCCGAGGAGCTCGTCCGCGAGGGAGGGGAGGTCGTCGAGGGGGGTCTCCTCGGCCCACGAGGGGCGGGGGCGGGGGCGGCGCCCCTCCGCGGGGACGGACGGCATCTCGCGCGTGCGCTCGTTCTCCGGGTCACGCGGCGCCGCGGCCGGCGCCTCGGGCCGGAAGATGCCGGGCGGCACACGGTCGGCGGAGGGGACGGGCGGCAGGACGGCCGTGTCGTCCGCCGCGCCGGGGGTGACCGCGGGCAGAACGGCCGTCTCCTCCGCGTCGGTGGGCGTCGCGGGCCGCGGCGGCCGCGGCGTCTCGGCGGTCTTCGTGAAGTCCGGGAAGGCCGGCTTGACCGGCGGCAGGACCGCCGTCGCGTCGTCGACGGGCACCGCGCGCAGCACGGCGGTCTCCGCGTCCCCGGCCGCCCCGGTCGAGGGGGTCGGCGGCCGCGGGGTCTCCACGGTCCTCGTCGTGTCCTCCGCCTCGACGCGGGCCTGCTCGGCCCGCATCAGGGCCTCCTCGGCCTTGCGCTGGCGCTCCAGGCGGCGTTCCTCGGCCTCGGCGCGGAGACGGGCCTCCTCCTCGGCCTGGCGGCGCAGCCGTTCCTGTTCCTCGCGGCGGACGCGCTCCTCGGCCTCGCGGCGGGCGCGCTCCTCCTCCGCCTGCCTGCGGGTCTCCTCGGCACGGCGCCGGGCCTCCTCCGCGGCGGCCTCCTCGGCCGCGAGGCGGGCGGCCTCCTCGGCGAGGCGGCGGCGTTCCTCCTCCTCCGCGCGGAGCTTCTCCAGCTGGGCCTGGCGCTCGCGTTCGAGCCGCTCCTCCTCTGCCTTGCAGGCCGCCTCCTCCTCGGCGCGCCTGCGGGCGTCCTCCTCGGCCTGGCGGCGGGCCTCCTCGCGGGCCTCGACCTCCTTCTCCGACAGGGGGAGGATCTCGTCGAGACGGTGCCGTATCACCGTCGTGACGGCCTCCGGCTCCTGGGCCGCGTCGACGACCAGGTAGCGCGCGGGGTCGGCCGCGGCGAGCGTGAGGAAGCCGGAGCGCACGCGGTCGTGGAACTCCGCGGGCTCGGACTCGAGCCGGTCGGGCGCCTCGGTGAAGCGCTCGCGGGCGGCCTCGGGGGTGACGTCGAGCAGGACGGTCAGGTGCGGGACGAGACCGTCCGTCGCCCAGCGCGAGATGCGGGCGATCTCGGTCGGCGCGAGGTCGCGCCCGGCGCCCTGGTAGGCGACGGAGGAGTCGATGTAGCGGTCGGAGATGACGACCGCGCCGCGCTCCAGCGCGGGGCGTACGACGGTGTCGACGTGCTCGGCGCGGTCGGCGGCGTACAGCAGGGCCTCGGCGCGGTGGGAGAGCCCGCCGCTGGAGACGTCGAGCAGGATCGAGCGGAGCCGCTTGCCGACCGCCGTGGCGCCCGGCTCGCGGGTGACGACGACCTCGTGGCCCTTGCCGCGGATCCACTCGGCGAGGGCCTCGACCTGGGTGGACTTGCCGGCCCCGTCGCCGCCCTCGACGGCGATGAAGAAGCCGGTGGGGGCGGGCGCCTGCTCGGGGTCGCCGCCGCGCAGCGCCTCGCGCAGGTCGCGGCGCAGGGGCACGCCCTGGCGGTCGTCGGTCTTGCCGAGGACGAGCGCGGCGACGGGCAGCAGCAGGGCGCCGATCAGCATGAGGGCGTAGGCGGCGCCGCCGTGGTCGAAGGTGAAGTGCCCGTTGACGACGCGGTGCGGGCCGATGCCCCCGGCCAGCAGGGGGGCGCCGACGGCGCCGACCGCCATGAGCAGGTGCGTGACCGCGTGCAGGTGGTCGGTGGCGCGGGCCCTGCGGGACTCCTCGGTCTCCTGGTCGATGAGGACGTGCCCGGTGTTGGCGGTGATCCCGGCCGCGGTGCCGGCGAGCAGCGCCAGCAGCAGCACCGTCGTCGGGTCGGGCACGATGCCGGTCAGCAGCAGGGCCAGACCGGTGACGGCGATGGCGATGGCGAGCAGGCGGCGCCGGGACAGTCCCGGGAAGGTGTGCGGGGCGATCCGGATGCCGAGCACGGGGCCCGCGGTGAGCGCCAGCACCAGGAGCCCGTAGCCGACCGGGCCCCCGCCGAGGTCGGCGGCGTGCAGCACGGCGAGCGCCACGGCGGCGGCGATGGCGCCGGCGACGGTGGTGGTGCCGAGCACGAGCAGCGGTACGGCGCCGGTGCGCCCGCGGTCGTTGCTGCGCAGGCCCTGCAGCGGGGAGCGGAGCGGGGGCGCCTGGTCGCCCGGCAGTTCCAGCAGGTAGAGGACGGCGCCGGAGGCGGCGAACAGCCCGGCGGCGACGTAGGAGGCGAGCGCGGCCTGGTGCAGGCCGAACCAGTCGACGCCGAGGCCGATCAGGTTGCCGACGAGCGTCACGACGACGAGGCCCGCGGCGGCGATCGGGAAGGCGACGAAGCCGGTGCGCTGGTCGAGGCGGCGCAGCGCGTCGAGGCGGTCGGGCAGCGGACGTACCGTTCCTGCGCCCGGCGCGGGCGGGGGCAGCAGCCCGGGGGCGGCGCCGTCCTTGGCCACGGTCCACAGCCGCTCGGCCACCCCGGTGACGAAGACGGTGACCAGCAGCCAGGCGACGGCGTCGGCCGGCACCCAGTCGATCCACAGCGGGGCGACGATCAGCAGCGCGAGGCGTACGACGTCGGAGCCGATCATCGTCCACCGGCGGTCCAGCACGCCGCCGGGCCCGGTGAGGGAGCCCAGCGGGCCGAGCAGCACGGCCCCGAAGAGCAGGGCGGCGAGGACGCGCGCGCCCAAGACGGCCGCGACCGCGAAGGCCGCGCCGCGGTACCCCCCGCCGAAGGCCTGGGCGCCGACGGCGGCCTGCGCCGTCAGGACGACCAGGACCAGCAGGGCGAGCCGGTCGCCGACGGTGCCGGTCAGCTGAGCGCCCCACAGCTTGCGCAGGGGAGGGATCTTCAGCAGGGCACCCACGGCGCGTTGCCGCGAGTCGGCCTCGAGTTCGTCGGCGAACGTGTCCGTTGGCTGCTCGGATCGCGTCATTCCGCCAGCCTATCGGGACACGGTGCCGTCCCGGAGGGCGCCTGCCGGGACCGCACCTGCCGTGCGGCCCCCGCGGGAACTACTCGGCGGGCTCGGCGGCCGCGGAAGCGGCCTTCTTCGCCGTGGTCGTGGCCTTGGCGACGGTCTTCTTGGCGGTCGTCTTGGCCGCCGCGGTCTTCTTCGCCGCGGTGGTCTTGGCGGCCGTCTTCTTCGCCGCCGTCTTGGTCGCGGTCGCCTTCTTGGCCGGGGCCTTCTTGGCCGCCGTCTTCTTCGCCGTCTTCTTGGCGGGGGCCTTGGCCCGCTTCTCGGCGAGCAGCTCGTAGCCGCGCTCGGGCGTGATCGTCTCGACGTCGTCGTCACGGCGCAGTGTGGCGTTGGTCTCGCCGTCGGTGACGTACGGACCGAAGCGGCCGTCCTTGACGACGACGGGGCGCTCGCTGACCGGGTCGGTGCCCAGTTCCTTCAGCGGGGGCTTGGCCGCGGCGCGGCCGCGCACCTTCGGCTGGGCGTAGATCGCCAGGGCCTGGTCGAGGGTGATCGTGAAGAGCTGGTCCTCGGTCTCCAGGGAGCGCGAGTCGGTGCCCTTCTTCAGGTACGGGCCGTAGCGGCCGTTCTGGGCGGTGATCTCGACGCCCTCGGCGTCGGCGCCGACGACGCGCGGCAGCGACATCAGCTTGAGCGCGTCCTCCAGCGTCACCGTGTCGAGGGACATCGACTTGAAGAGGGAGGCGGTGCGCGGCTTGACCGCGTTCTTGCCGGTCTTCGGGGTGCCCTCGGGCAGGATCTCGGTGACGTACGGGCCGTAGCGGCCGTCCTTGGCCACGATCTGGCGGCCGGTCTCCGGGTCGGCGCCCAGCTCGAAGTCGCCGCTGGGCTTGGCCAGCAGCTCCTCGGCGAGCTCGACGGTCAGCTCGTCCGGCGGCATGTCGTCGGGGACGTCGGCGCGCTGCCCGGTCTCGCCCTCGGTCTCGGCGGCCTTCTCCACGTACGGGCCGTAGCGGCCGACGCGCAGCACGATGCCGTTGCCCACGGGGAACGAGGAGACCTCGCGGGCGTCGATGGCGCCGAGGTCCTCGACGAGTTCCTTCAGGCCGCCGAGGTGGTCGCCGTCGCCGTTGCCCGCGTCCGCGGCACCGCCGACGGGGGTGTCGCCCTCGCCGAAGTAGAAGCGGCGCAGCCACGGCACCGCCTGGGCCTCACCGCGGGCGATGCGGTCGAGGTCGTCCTCCATCCGCGCGGTGAAGTCGTAGTCGACGAGCCGGCCGAAGTGCTTCTCCAGCAGGCCGACGACGGCGAAGGAGAGGAAGGACGGCACCAGGGCCGTGCCCTTCTTGAAGACGTAGCCGCGGTCGAGGATGGTGCCGATGATCGAGGCGTACGTCGACGGACGTCCGATCTCGCGCTCTTCCAGCTCCTTGACCAGCGAGGCCTCGGTGTAGCGGGCGGGCGGCTTGGTGGCGTGGCCGTCGGCGGTGACGTCCCGCGCGGTGAGGGCGTCGCCCTCGGTGACGGCGGGCAGCCGGCGCTCGCTGCTGTCGAGCTCGGCGTTGGGGTCGTCGGCGCCCTCGACGTAGGCCTTCATGAAGCCGTGGAAGGTGATGATCTTGCCGGAGGCGGAGAACTCGGCGTCCCGGCCGTCGGCCGCGCGACCGCCGACCTTGACGGTGACGGACTGACCGACCGCGTCCTTCATCTGGGAGGCGACGGTGCGCATCCAGATCAGCTCGTACAGGCGGTACTGGTCGCCGGTCAGGCCGGTCTCGGCCGGGGTGCGGAAACGATCACCCGAGGGGCGGATCGCCTCGTGCGCCTCCTGGGCGTTCTTGACCTTGCCCGCGTAGACGCGGGGCTTGTCCGGCAGGTAGTCGGCGCCGTAGAGCTGGGTGACCTGGGCCCGGGCGGCGGTGATCGCGGTCTCCGACAGCGTGGTGGAGTCCGTACGCATGTAGGTGATGAAGCCGTTCTCGTACAGCTTCTGGGCGACCTGCATGGTGGCCTTGGCGCCGAAGCCGAGCTTGCGGCTGGCCTCCTGCTGCAGGGTCGTGGTGCGGAAGGGCGCGTACGGCGAGCGGCGGTACGGCTTGGACTCGACCGAGCGGACGGAGAAGGCGGCGCCCTCCAGGGCGGCGGCGAGCGCGCGGGCGGCGGCCTCGTCCAGGTGGAGGACGTTGGCACCGTCCTTGAGCCGGCCGTTCGCGCCGAAGTCACGACCCTGCGCGACGCGCTTGCCGTCGACCGCGCTGAGCTTGGCGCCGAAGGTGCCCGGGTCGGTGGCGTCACCGGCCCGGCCGGTGGCGAAGGTCCCGGACAGGTCCCAGTACTCGGCGGAGCGGAAGGCGATGCGCTCGCGCTCGCGCTGGACGACGAGCCGGGTGGCGACGGACTGGACACGGCCGGCCGACAGGCGCGGCATGACCTTCTTCCACAGGACCGGCGAGACCTCGTAGCCGTAGAGGCGGTCGAGGATGCGGCGGGTCTCCTGGGCGTCGACGAGGGGCTGGTTCAGCTCGCGCGGGTTGCGGACGGCTTCCTGGATGGCGTCCTTGGTGATCTCGTGGAAGACCATCCGGCGGACCGGGACCTTGGGCTTGAGGACCTCCTGCAGGTGCCAGGCGATGGCCTCGCCCTCGCGGTCCTCATCGGTGGCGAGCAGGAGCTCGTCGGACTCCTTGAGCAGGTCCTTCAGCTTCTTGACCTGGGCCTTCTTGTCCGCGTTGACGACGTAGATCGGCTGGAACTCGCTGTCGACGTTGACGCCGAGCCGCGCCCACGGCTGGCCCTTGTACTCCGCCGGCACTTCGGCGGCCCCGTTCGGGAGGTCGCGGATGTGCCCGACGCTGGCCTCGACGACATAGCCGGGGCCGAGGTAGCCCTTGATCGTCTTCGCCTTGGCAGGCGACTCGACGATCACGAGTCGGCGGCCGCTGCCCTGTGCGGTCTCGCGGGTCGGGGACAACTTCGCTCTTCTCTCCGGGTCGAAGGTGGTCTCGCTGCGGAGTGTGACCGTACATCCCGGTCCCGTGTCAAACGGGAAAAGTCCGCAACGCCACTCGAACGGTAACCCGACAAGCGTCCTGTCTGCCGCACGGACTGCCGTCCATGTCCGATTTGCCCAGGTCAGAGGATCAGGAACAGCCAGACCCCGACAAGAAGCGAAACAACCCCGAAGAAACCTGCCACGGCGGCGGACGCCGGGCCCCCTCCCTGGACCACCGGCAGGTGCCGCAGCGACCGGGTGACGGTCCAGGCCAGGAGGGCTGCCCCGAATACCGCGAACACCGTCCCGGCGAAGATCCCTGGCGCGGTTTCCATGTACATGTCCCCCAGGTCCCTCTCGTGCTCCACGACCGACGCCCCCGCAGCCACGGAGAGTGGCACGCCGGGGCGACAACCGGAAGAACCCACGGTGAACTCCGCCCGAAAGGGCGTGGCCGGATCCTTTCGCTCCCGCCCGGTTCCACCGGGCCCGGCCGCGGCCCCTCCCCGCTCGCCGTCCCCCCTTCCCCCTGGCCGCCCTCCTCGCCCCTGACCGCCTTGACTCGCCTGACAAGATGTCCGGATACACCGAACGTTCTCTCAGGGGGAGTCCCACGATGTCCGACCCGAACAACCCGTACGGCCAGCCCGAGCCGGATGGTTACGGCTACCCGCAGCAGCCCCCGGCCGGCCCCGGCGGCTACGGCCAGCAGCCCGGCTACGGCTACCCGCAGCAGGGTTACCCCCAGCAGGGATACCCGCAGGGC includes:
- a CDS encoding AAA family ATPase; translation: MRYLILGATEARSPTGAPVPLGSGKRLRALLAALALHAPHAVSTDALIAEVWGGEGDEPPQDASGALQALVSRLRRALGSQDNTIASGPAGYRLVTATPDDVDLHLFERLVREGSAALDAGDPDAAAETLEAALALWRGPALADLPDRGSAAARAEDLRLTATYRRIEACLALGRGGELLPQLRGLVAEHPLHEPFRAQLIRALHATGRSADALAAYEDTRLALADRLGTDPGVELKSLHAQLLAAEPQPPTPTAAPTGPPSTGNLRARLTSFVGREAELDVLRASLTDGRHRLVTLTGPGGSGKTRLSQEAAAAVAGASAYPDGVWLAEFAPLDRPAAVPDAVLSAIGRRDTAVLAAAREVRSAGQEADPAARLLEHCAQRRMLLVLDNCEHVIDAAAALTDQLLAACPGVTVLATSREPLGLQGETVRPVEPLPLPTAHRLFVERAAAVRPGFDADHDHAAAVDEICRRLDGLPLAIELAAARLRVLTPRQIAARLDDRFRLLTGGSRTALPRQQTLRAVVDWSWDLLDEAERTTLRRLSVFAGGCTLQAAEAVCGEEALELVGQLVDKSLIVVDHGTEEVRYRLLETIHEYAAERAAGDPADRAEAARRHTAYFADFARTADSGLRAPEQLVWAARVEADLDNVRAVLRRTIDAGDEAEGIELALAMGWFWWLRNFRDEAREWLARLIGLAELPDDPGAPGFWPRMNLRLLHLFVVSDTMPREEMQSQEMLALASRIVEVYSVPGPHSARFPGMLWPFCDYVVGRHEAIREHADTMVATCRAYGGTWELAAALMFRTHITIDLPGGLPRADADWPELLELSERLGDRWMRAQVCEAGAEMALAYGDYAAARADLEEALRLGGELGAHVEGIFVRSRMGEVAHREGDDARAEKLLRQAAEEAEQYGVWDARAYIRALLATIVLRRGELREARELVDLAHGEGRMGTPPPDFELLVASLSARVAAAEGDTAGALAGLAEALRAGLDGFCAEPRLAAVAEYAAEVLVTLGDPVRAAGLHGAADGLRAGLPRPVPEEEVVRAAGAAARAALGDGPYERARTAGHGLGGEGAYALLAEAIA
- the tmk gene encoding dTMP kinase translates to MTRSEQPTDTFADELEADSRQRAVGALLKIPPLRKLWGAQLTGTVGDRLALLVLVVLTAQAAVGAQAFGGGYRGAAFAVAAVLGARVLAALLFGAVLLGPLGSLTGPGGVLDRRWTMIGSDVVRLALLIVAPLWIDWVPADAVAWLLVTVFVTGVAERLWTVAKDGAAPGLLPPPAPGAGTVRPLPDRLDALRRLDQRTGFVAFPIAAAGLVVVTLVGNLIGLGVDWFGLHQAALASYVAAGLFAASGAVLYLLELPGDQAPPLRSPLQGLRSNDRGRTGAVPLLVLGTTTVAGAIAAAVALAVLHAADLGGGPVGYGLLVLALTAGPVLGIRIAPHTFPGLSRRRLLAIAIAVTGLALLLTGIVPDPTTVLLLALLAGTAAGITANTGHVLIDQETEESRRARATDHLHAVTHLLMAVGAVGAPLLAGGIGPHRVVNGHFTFDHGGAAYALMLIGALLLPVAALVLGKTDDRQGVPLRRDLREALRGGDPEQAPAPTGFFIAVEGGDGAGKSTQVEALAEWIRGKGHEVVVTREPGATAVGKRLRSILLDVSSGGLSHRAEALLYAADRAEHVDTVVRPALERGAVVISDRYIDSSVAYQGAGRDLAPTEIARISRWATDGLVPHLTVLLDVTPEAARERFTEAPDRLESEPAEFHDRVRSGFLTLAAADPARYLVVDAAQEPEAVTTVIRHRLDEILPLSEKEVEAREEARRQAEEDARRRAEEEAACKAEEERLERERQAQLEKLRAEEEERRRLAEEAARLAAEEAAAEEARRRAEETRRQAEEERARREAEERVRREEQERLRRQAEEEARLRAEAEERRLERQRKAEEALMRAEQARVEAEDTTRTVETPRPPTPSTGAAGDAETAVLRAVPVDDATAVLPPVKPAFPDFTKTAETPRPPRPATPTDAEETAVLPAVTPGAADDTAVLPPVPSADRVPPGIFRPEAPAAAPRDPENERTREMPSVPAEGRRPRPRPSWAEETPLDDLPSLADELLGPRDEDDDRD
- the topA gene encoding type I DNA topoisomerase, with protein sequence MSPTRETAQGSGRRLVIVESPAKAKTIKGYLGPGYVVEASVGHIRDLPNGAAEVPAEYKGQPWARLGVNVDSEFQPIYVVNADKKAQVKKLKDLLKESDELLLATDEDREGEAIAWHLQEVLKPKVPVRRMVFHEITKDAIQEAVRNPRELNQPLVDAQETRRILDRLYGYEVSPVLWKKVMPRLSAGRVQSVATRLVVQRERERIAFRSAEYWDLSGTFATGRAGDATDPGTFGAKLSAVDGKRVAQGRDFGANGRLKDGANVLHLDEAAARALAAALEGAAFSVRSVESKPYRRSPYAPFRTTTLQQEASRKLGFGAKATMQVAQKLYENGFITYMRTDSTTLSETAITAARAQVTQLYGADYLPDKPRVYAGKVKNAQEAHEAIRPSGDRFRTPAETGLTGDQYRLYELIWMRTVASQMKDAVGQSVTVKVGGRAADGRDAEFSASGKIITFHGFMKAYVEGADDPNAELDSSERRLPAVTEGDALTARDVTADGHATKPPARYTEASLVKELEEREIGRPSTYASIIGTILDRGYVFKKGTALVPSFLSFAVVGLLEKHFGRLVDYDFTARMEDDLDRIARGEAQAVPWLRRFYFGEGDTPVGGAADAGNGDGDHLGGLKELVEDLGAIDAREVSSFPVGNGIVLRVGRYGPYVEKAAETEGETGQRADVPDDMPPDELTVELAEELLAKPSGDFELGADPETGRQIVAKDGRYGPYVTEILPEGTPKTGKNAVKPRTASLFKSMSLDTVTLEDALKLMSLPRVVGADAEGVEITAQNGRYGPYLKKGTDSRSLETEDQLFTITLDQALAIYAQPKVRGRAAAKPPLKELGTDPVSERPVVVKDGRFGPYVTDGETNATLRRDDDVETITPERGYELLAEKRAKAPAKKTAKKTAAKKAPAKKATATKTAAKKTAAKTTAAKKTAAAKTTAKKTVAKATTTAKKAASAAAEPAE